DNA sequence from the Sinomonas terrae genome:
AGGGGGCAGGCGAAGGGCCTGCGGACACTGGGCGACCGGGCACTTTCTTGCTCGGCTTGTTGCCTGCAAGGACGGTCTTGTGGATGGGTGAGACTCGCGGGTGGGACGGTCGTTCAGCCTGCGAGGTCTTTGGGATCCCTGCTTGGGATCCCAAATTCAAGGTAAATGTGATCCCGGCCACCGTCAAGAGCTTCACGAAAAATGGGATCCCATTCCGGGATCCCAACTCTTGACGGCAGAATCCTCTGCCCCTAGGCTGAATTTGGGATCCCAAACCGAGCGGATCCCGTTGCGCACTTGGTCTGGTGGGAGGGCTCTCCTCCCACGAGCGTCCCCTTGAACTGTCAAGCGAAGGAGGACCCGTGTCCCTTCAAGAAGAAGAATTCGCCCCGCAGGGCACCGACATTGCCGTCGGCTCCCCGCGGCGCACCCGCGTCCGATGGAAGCTCTTCATCCTGCTGCTCGCCCTCGTCACGATCAACTACGTCGACCGCGGCTCCATCTCCGTCGCTCTGCCCATAATCCAAAGGGAGTTCCGTCTCACGCCCGAACTCGTGGGGCTCCTCCTCTCGGCATTCTTCTGGACCTACGCACTCATGCAGGTTCCTGTCGGCTGGCTCATCGACCGTTTCGGCCCCCGAAAGGTTGTCACGGCGTCGTGCTTGGGCTGGGGTGCTGCGACCGCGGCCTCCGGAATGGCCGGCGGCTTCCTCAGCATGTTCATCGCACGGACGGGGATCGGCATCACCGAGGCTGGCGTCATGCCGGCCGGAGGAAAGCTCAACGCCATCTGGATGCATTCCAAAGAACGGGGACGCGGCGCAACTATCCTCGATGCCGGCGCTCCCCTCGGCGCTGGGGTGGGAGGCATCCTTATCACCGGACTCATCGGTGCGTTCGGGGGATGGCGGATGGCGTTCGTCATCGCTGGCATCGTGACGGTCGCCTTGGGTGCTTTCATCTGGTGGTATGTGCGGGACAATCCGCGTCAGCACCGTGCAGTCAATGACGCCGAGGCCGAGTACATCGAGGCGTCCCAGCGCGCCGAGGACGAGGAGGCTCGGGCCCTTGGCGGCACCTCGCGCCGCGGTCTCGCTCCTTACCTCAAGTTCCGCTCGTTCTGGGCCATGTGCTTCGGGTGGCTCGGCTTCAATGGCGTGTTCTACGGGCTGCTCACTTGGGGTCCGCTCTATCTCGCCCAGGCCAAGGGATTCAACCTCAACTCGATCGGCTGGTCGACCTTCGTGATCTTCGGTTCAGGCTTCATCGGCGAGATCCTCGGCGGCGCATTGGCGGACCGCCTTCGCGCAAAGGGCTACGGGACGAACGTCGTAATGCGTTCACTCCTCGGTGCCTCGAGCGTGATCGTCACAGCAGGCCTCGTCGGCGTGACCGTCGTGGGCGATTCGATCACCGCTGTTGCGCTCCTGTCAGTCGTGCTGTTCTTCCTGCGTTGGGTCGGCCTCTTCTGGGCGGTCCCCGCGACCCTGGGCGGACGGACGAACGCAGGCGTCCTCGGCGGTGCCATGAATCTCAGCGGCAACATAGCCGGTTTTGTCACACCGATCGCCGTCGGCTTCATCGTCGGCGCGACCGGCGGATACACGGGGGCACTCCTGTTCTTCGTCGGATCGGCGATCATCATGGGCGCCTCAGTCCTGGCGCTCGACTACAGCCGCAGGCTTCCCGTCTGATCGTGGTCGAATAAAGCCTGGAAGCATCCGCTGCGCCTCGTCGCAGCCCGAATCGAGGGGGAGACCCAGATGGCACAGCCCGCCGAAGAACCGCAGCGCGACCGACCGCTGCGCGAGGTGATCCGCGACACGCTGCGGACCCGGATCTTCGAAGGCCACTATGCCCCCGGAACCCGTCTCATCGAACGGGACCTCGCGGCGGAGTTCAACGTCTCGCGGCTTCCGGTGCGGGAGGCGCTGCGGATGCTCGTCCAGGAGGGGATCCTTGCGGAGAGGGCCTCACGCGGATCCGTCGTCGCGGCGCTGAGCGAGAAGGACGTCGAGGACCTCTTCGACGTCCGGCACTCGCTCGAGGTGCTCGCGTGCCGCCTCGCCGCCCAGCGCGCTACTCCTGAGGATATCGACAGGCTCGAATCCCTCGTGGGCCGGGCCGAGGACGCCCTCGCGAGAGGCAGCATCAACGAAGCCCACCGGCTCAACAGCGAGTTCCACGACGAGGTCACACGGATCGCCGACAACGGCTTCCTCCGCACAGCACTCGAACCATTGCAGGGCCGCATGCACTGGCTGTTCCGTCACGTCACGGACCTGCCGGAGCTCGTGCGCGAACATCGCGAGCTCCTCGCCGCCATAGCGAGCGGGGACCCCGAGCTCGCCGCTGTCCAGTCAACGCATCACATCGACAAATACCGAGAACAGTACCCGGAAACGATCTGAGCTCCGACTCGGTCGAGGCCAGAACTTCCGCCATCCTAGGAACCCCCATGAGACTTCTCGTCGTCAACCCGAACATCAGCTCCGATGTCACGGAACTGATCCGCGCCGAAGCGGAGCGTTCCGCAGCTCCCACCACCGACCTTGTGGTGCGTACCGCCCCCCGCGGCGTCGAGTACATCGAGACGCGTTTCGAATCCCTCCTCGCGGCGGAGGCCGTTGCGGAGGTCATCGCCGAACACCGCG
Encoded proteins:
- a CDS encoding MFS transporter; the encoded protein is MSLQEEEFAPQGTDIAVGSPRRTRVRWKLFILLLALVTINYVDRGSISVALPIIQREFRLTPELVGLLLSAFFWTYALMQVPVGWLIDRFGPRKVVTASCLGWGAATAASGMAGGFLSMFIARTGIGITEAGVMPAGGKLNAIWMHSKERGRGATILDAGAPLGAGVGGILITGLIGAFGGWRMAFVIAGIVTVALGAFIWWYVRDNPRQHRAVNDAEAEYIEASQRAEDEEARALGGTSRRGLAPYLKFRSFWAMCFGWLGFNGVFYGLLTWGPLYLAQAKGFNLNSIGWSTFVIFGSGFIGEILGGALADRLRAKGYGTNVVMRSLLGASSVIVTAGLVGVTVVGDSITAVALLSVVLFFLRWVGLFWAVPATLGGRTNAGVLGGAMNLSGNIAGFVTPIAVGFIVGATGGYTGALLFFVGSAIIMGASVLALDYSRRLPV
- a CDS encoding GntR family transcriptional regulator, which translates into the protein MAQPAEEPQRDRPLREVIRDTLRTRIFEGHYAPGTRLIERDLAAEFNVSRLPVREALRMLVQEGILAERASRGSVVAALSEKDVEDLFDVRHSLEVLACRLAAQRATPEDIDRLESLVGRAEDALARGSINEAHRLNSEFHDEVTRIADNGFLRTALEPLQGRMHWLFRHVTDLPELVREHRELLAAIASGDPELAAVQSTHHIDKYREQYPETI